One window of Candidatus Methylacidiphilales bacterium genomic DNA carries:
- a CDS encoding aminotransferase class V-fold PLP-dependent enzyme translates to MNTLTEVLRNEELRRRLFPVAKSRAFFAHAGVTALPQPACEALRWFADQACEDQQEGPAVWMRVQRARKTAANLIGAKDSEIALLGPTALGLNLVADGLSWQAGDEVICYQDDYPANVYPWIKLRARGVVVRFLQPGEPGKITWETLRKELSPKTKLVALATANFISGYRIDAEGIGKKLHERGVLFCLDGIQTLGAFPLSVEHVDFLSADSHKWLLGPLGAGIFYVKEEHFGRLRPALLGSWNVQSPNFIAQDTIEFYEGARRYEPGSLNVPGILAMQASMEFLLEIGVNAVAARLLELRRYLVPRLTALGFDLYGMRDISENECSGILTFYFPKQCDRKGLMSRLQEKKISVSLRHNRAGEELFRVSPHFYNTEQELDQLVETCAEYASGR, encoded by the coding sequence ATGAACACGCTCACCGAAGTGCTTCGCAACGAAGAGCTGCGCCGCCGACTTTTTCCGGTGGCCAAGAGCCGCGCTTTTTTCGCGCATGCGGGCGTCACGGCCTTACCTCAACCGGCTTGTGAAGCCCTGCGTTGGTTTGCGGATCAGGCCTGTGAGGACCAGCAGGAAGGTCCGGCGGTCTGGATGCGGGTGCAGCGGGCGCGCAAGACTGCGGCAAACCTGATCGGCGCGAAGGACTCCGAAATTGCGCTGCTGGGCCCCACCGCGCTGGGATTGAATCTTGTCGCAGACGGGTTGTCTTGGCAGGCGGGCGATGAGGTGATTTGTTATCAGGATGATTACCCGGCCAATGTCTATCCGTGGATCAAGCTGAGAGCGCGCGGAGTGGTGGTGCGGTTTCTCCAGCCGGGCGAGCCCGGAAAAATCACCTGGGAAACGCTGCGCAAAGAGCTTTCACCGAAAACAAAGCTGGTGGCGCTGGCCACGGCGAATTTTATCAGCGGCTACCGGATCGATGCGGAGGGGATTGGGAAAAAGCTGCATGAGCGCGGAGTTTTGTTCTGCCTGGACGGCATCCAGACGCTGGGGGCGTTCCCGCTTTCGGTGGAGCATGTGGATTTTCTCAGCGCGGATTCACACAAATGGTTGTTAGGTCCGCTCGGAGCGGGGATTTTTTATGTAAAGGAGGAACACTTCGGCCGCCTGCGGCCAGCCCTGCTCGGGTCCTGGAACGTGCAATCGCCCAACTTCATCGCCCAGGACACCATTGAGTTTTACGAAGGCGCCCGGCGCTATGAGCCGGGCAGTTTGAATGTCCCCGGCATCCTGGCCATGCAGGCTTCCATGGAATTTCTGTTGGAAATCGGGGTGAATGCGGTGGCAGCGCGGCTTCTGGAACTGCGGCGTTATCTGGTTCCACGTCTGACGGCGCTGGGTTTTGACCTCTATGGCATGCGCGACATTTCCGAGAATGAGTGCTCCGGAATCCTGACGTTTTATTTTCCCAAACAATGCGACCGGAAGGGCCTGATGTCGCGGTTGCAGGAGAAGAAAATTTCTGTTTCACTCCGGCACAACCGCGCGGGAGAGGAGCTTTTCAGGGTTTCAC
- the nifS gene encoding cysteine desulfurase NifS → MTKRKTIYFDNNATTQISPSVFEAMVPYLTQYYGNPSSAYQIGREVNDAVQRAREQTAALLGCDAREVIFTSCGTESDNTAILSALQTTGHRHVITSATEHSAVKNQAEHLERLGYGVTILPVAADGTLQARQVEEALRPDTAIVSLMWANNETGVLFPVEEIGELCRARGVLFHTDAVQAVGKIPIRLNDLKIDFLSVSGHKLHAPKGVGVLYVRRRAKFVPMLLGGHQEKGKRGGTENVASIVGLGQAADEARENMSDEDTRVRGLRDKFENAVLSSIPGTQRNGHAEKRLPNTTNISFSGVEAEALLIMLDQYGICASAGSACTTGSLEPSHVLRAMGVPKELALTALRFSFSVYNTEQEVDRVLAVLPGIVARLRAETPSAAVLKSRVDSGEDITAGLAVDVL, encoded by the coding sequence ATGACAAAGCGGAAAACCATCTATTTTGACAACAATGCCACGACGCAGATCAGCCCTTCGGTCTTCGAGGCCATGGTGCCATATCTGACGCAGTACTACGGCAATCCCTCCAGCGCATACCAAATCGGGCGCGAGGTGAATGATGCGGTGCAGCGGGCCCGCGAACAGACCGCCGCGTTGCTGGGCTGCGATGCCAGGGAAGTGATTTTTACAAGCTGCGGGACGGAGTCGGACAACACCGCGATCCTTTCCGCACTCCAGACCACCGGGCACCGGCATGTCATTACCAGCGCCACCGAACATTCGGCGGTGAAAAACCAAGCCGAGCACTTGGAACGCCTGGGCTACGGCGTCACCATTTTACCGGTGGCGGCGGACGGCACGTTGCAGGCGCGGCAGGTGGAGGAGGCGTTGCGTCCCGACACCGCGATTGTTTCGCTCATGTGGGCGAACAATGAAACCGGCGTGTTGTTTCCAGTGGAGGAGATCGGAGAACTTTGCCGCGCGCGCGGCGTACTGTTCCATACAGATGCGGTGCAGGCTGTGGGAAAAATTCCGATCCGGCTCAACGATCTGAAAATTGATTTTCTATCCGTCTCGGGACACAAGCTTCATGCGCCGAAGGGCGTGGGCGTGCTTTATGTGCGGCGCCGGGCCAAGTTTGTGCCGATGCTGCTGGGCGGGCATCAGGAGAAGGGCAAGCGCGGCGGCACGGAAAATGTGGCGTCGATTGTGGGGTTGGGTCAGGCGGCGGACGAGGCCCGGGAAAACATGAGTGACGAAGACACGCGGGTGCGCGGGCTGCGGGACAAGTTTGAGAACGCCGTGCTGTCGTCCATTCCGGGCACGCAACGGAACGGGCATGCGGAAAAGCGCCTGCCCAACACCACTAACATTTCCTTCAGCGGAGTGGAGGCTGAAGCCCTGCTGATCATGCTCGACCAGTATGGAATTTGCGCCTCGGCCGGTTCCGCATGCACGACGGGCTCGCTTGAGCCTTCGCATGTGCTGCGCGCGATGGGCGTGCCGAAGGAACTGGCGCTGACTGCCCTGCGTTTTTCCTTCAGCGTGTATAATACGGAGCAGGAAGTGGACCGCGTGCTGGCCGTCCTGCCCGGCATCGTGGCCAGGCTCAGGGCCGAAACCCCCTCGGCAGCCGTGCTCAAATCCCGGGTGGATTCGGGGGAAGACATCACAGCCGGATTGGCCGTGGACGTCCTTTGA
- a CDS encoding HNH endonuclease gives MSVCTVRRAFSLLYLGHAQVVNASNGEYLTLDFSEWSDFSQQSHDEECLRSVNFRIRVPQIIVLLMFDRLPRKEVKLTRNNIFERDSFTCQYCAKPFERKDLNIDHVMPRDRGGRTTWENVVASCVPCNTRKGNRLPHEASMVLLRKPKKPKLRTFINIQISTVPHDSWKHFLDVAYWNVELSD, from the coding sequence GTGAGTGTTTGCACAGTGCGGCGGGCTTTTTCCCTGCTGTATCTGGGGCATGCCCAAGTGGTTAATGCGTCCAATGGCGAATATTTGACCCTGGATTTTTCCGAATGGAGCGATTTTTCCCAGCAATCCCATGACGAGGAATGCCTGCGCAGCGTGAATTTCAGGATCCGCGTCCCGCAGATTATTGTGCTTCTCATGTTTGACCGCCTGCCGCGCAAAGAGGTGAAGTTGACCCGCAATAACATTTTCGAGCGGGACAGTTTTACCTGCCAGTATTGCGCCAAGCCGTTTGAACGCAAAGACTTGAACATCGACCACGTCATGCCGCGCGACCGCGGCGGGCGGACGACTTGGGAGAATGTGGTGGCCTCCTGTGTTCCCTGCAACACCCGGAAAGGCAACCGTTTGCCCCATGAGGCGAGCATGGTTTTGTTACGCAAGCCCAAGAAGCCCAAGCTCCGGACTTTCATCAACATCCAGATCTCCACGGTCCCGCATGATTCCTGGAAGCACTTCCTTGATGTTGCTTATTGGAATGTTGAGTTAAGCGACTGA